Proteins from a single region of Gemmatimonadales bacterium:
- the fusA gene encoding elongation factor G, with translation MSRQTPLELYRNIGIMAHIDAGKTTTTERILYYTGKNYKIGEVHEGAATMDWMEQEQERGITITSAATTCFWIRNGITHRINIIDTPGHVDFTVEVERSLRVLDGAVTLLDSVAGVEPQTETVWRQADRYGVPRIIFANKMDRVGADFDRCLTMIRNRLTKRAFPLQLPVGSGETFTGHIDVLRRVEYIFDEANLGKTFTEMPVADAFKERVEQARHEVIEAAVESDDVLMEKYLAGEELSMEEITVAIRKATCNGSIVPVLCGASFKNKGVQALLDAVIDYLPSPEDVKPVQGHLPLHDDTPAFRSAKDDEPFSALAFKVATDPYVGRLTFFRVYSGSLKSGSYVYNSTKDKRERVGRLLQMHANKREEIEEVWAGDIGAAIGLKDTRTGDTLSDEEKPIILEAMKFPNPVIDVAIEPKTKADQDKLTIALQKLQEEDPTFRVRTDVETGQTIIAGMGELHLEILVDRMKREFKVEANVGKPQVAFRETIRKRVENIEGKFIRQSGGKGQYGHVVIHAEPADVGQGFVFEDKIVGGVIPREFIKPVEAGIREALEGGVLAGYPMVDVKVTLVYGSYHDVDSSEMAFKIAGSMAVKEAARQAHPVLLEPVMEVEVVSPSDFLGDVIGDLSSRRGKIGGMTQRGDAQVVAADVPLSEMFGYSTTLRSMTQGRAVYSMQFDHYEEVPKSIAEGIITKQQKG, from the coding sequence ATGTCGCGTCAAACACCGCTCGAACTGTACCGGAACATCGGCATCATGGCCCACATTGATGCCGGGAAGACGACTACGACCGAGCGTATCCTCTACTACACCGGCAAGAACTACAAGATCGGTGAAGTGCACGAGGGCGCGGCCACCATGGACTGGATGGAGCAGGAGCAGGAGCGGGGCATCACCATCACCTCCGCCGCCACGACCTGTTTCTGGATCCGCAACGGCATCACGCACCGGATCAACATCATCGACACCCCGGGCCACGTCGACTTCACGGTCGAGGTCGAGCGCTCGCTCCGGGTGCTCGACGGCGCGGTGACCCTGCTCGACTCGGTGGCGGGCGTGGAGCCGCAGACGGAGACCGTCTGGCGCCAGGCCGACCGGTACGGCGTGCCGCGGATCATCTTCGCGAACAAGATGGACCGGGTCGGCGCCGATTTCGACCGCTGCCTGACCATGATCCGGAACCGCCTGACCAAGCGCGCCTTCCCGCTCCAGCTGCCGGTCGGCTCGGGCGAGACGTTCACCGGCCACATCGACGTGCTGCGCCGGGTCGAGTACATCTTCGACGAGGCGAACCTGGGCAAGACCTTCACCGAGATGCCGGTGGCCGACGCCTTCAAGGAGCGCGTCGAGCAGGCCCGGCACGAGGTGATCGAGGCGGCGGTCGAGTCCGACGACGTGCTGATGGAGAAGTACCTGGCGGGCGAGGAGCTCTCGATGGAGGAGATCACCGTCGCGATCCGCAAGGCCACCTGCAACGGCTCGATCGTCCCGGTGCTCTGCGGCGCCTCGTTCAAGAACAAGGGCGTGCAGGCGCTGCTCGACGCGGTGATCGACTACCTGCCGAGCCCGGAGGACGTCAAGCCGGTGCAGGGGCACCTCCCGCTGCACGATGACACCCCCGCGTTCCGCTCGGCGAAGGACGACGAGCCGTTCTCGGCGCTGGCCTTCAAGGTGGCCACCGACCCGTACGTCGGCCGGCTGACCTTCTTCCGGGTGTACTCGGGCTCGCTGAAGTCGGGCAGCTACGTGTACAACAGCACGAAGGACAAGCGCGAGCGGGTGGGGCGGTTGCTCCAGATGCACGCGAACAAGCGGGAAGAGATCGAGGAAGTGTGGGCGGGCGACATCGGCGCGGCGATCGGCCTGAAGGACACCCGGACGGGCGACACGCTCTCGGATGAAGAGAAGCCGATCATCCTCGAGGCGATGAAGTTCCCGAACCCCGTCATCGACGTGGCCATCGAGCCGAAGACGAAGGCGGACCAGGACAAGCTGACCATCGCCCTGCAGAAGCTGCAGGAAGAGGACCCGACGTTCCGGGTCCGGACCGACGTCGAGACCGGCCAGACGATCATCGCGGGCATGGGCGAGCTCCACCTGGAAATCCTCGTGGACCGCATGAAGCGCGAGTTCAAGGTCGAGGCCAACGTCGGCAAGCCGCAGGTGGCCTTCCGCGAGACGATCCGGAAGCGGGTCGAGAACATCGAGGGCAAGTTCATCCGGCAGTCGGGCGGCAAGGGCCAGTACGGCCACGTCGTCATCCACGCGGAGCCGGCCGACGTCGGCCAGGGCTTCGTCTTCGAGGACAAGATCGTCGGCGGCGTCATTCCCCGGGAGTTCATCAAGCCGGTGGAGGCAGGCATCCGCGAGGCCCTCGAGGGCGGCGTGCTGGCCGGTTACCCGATGGTGGACGTGAAGGTGACGCTGGTCTACGGCAGCTACCACGACGTCGACTCGAGCGAAATGGCGTTCAAGATCGCCGGCTCGATGGCCGTGAAGGAAGCGGCGCGCCAGGCGCATCCCGTCCTGCTGGAGCCGGTCATGGAGGTCGAGGTGGTGAGCCCCTCGGACTTCCTGGGCGACGTCATCGGCGACCTGTCGAGCCGGCGTGGCAAGATTGGCGGCATGACCCAGCGCGGCGACGCGCAGGTGGTGGCCGCGGATGTCCCGTTGTCGGAAATGTTCGGGTACTCCACCACGCTCCGCAGCATGACGCAGGGGCGCGCGGTCTACTCGATGCAGTTTGACCATTACGAAGAAGTGCCGAAGAGCATTGCTGAAGGCATTATCACGAAGCAACAGAAAGGCTGA